GATGAGTCCGCCAGCACCAAGTTTAATGCCGCCAAAGTAACGAGTCGTGACGGCTACCACATCACGCAAGTCATGCTGCAACAAAGCCTCCAGTGTTGGGGCACCGGCAGTTCCAGAAGGCTCGCCATTATCGCTTGCGCGTTGAATTTGATTGGTATCGCCAAGAACATAAGCAAAAACATTGTGGGTAGCTTTGGCGTTTTCCTTTGATACTTGCGCAATGACGGCCTTGGCATCGTCTTCATCCTTGATACGCGCAAGATGGGTGATGAAACGCGATTTTTTAATGGTATTTGTGTAGTTGCCGGTTTGTTGGATGGTAAGATATTGCTCTGACATGCGTAATCTCCTTATGAGGTGATCATGATGAATCTTGCTGGGGCACAATTGACAGAAAATGAACTGATGCGCTTAACCGTTTCTAATATAGCACAGGCCACATCACTGCCAGCGTTGATTCAAGAACACGGGCGCTGGTGTTGCCAACGTTGCGGTGATCGAAAGCCAGTTCAATTGCCTGATGGGCGGTTTTATTGTTCAGCTTGCGTGAGTTTAGGCCGCTTAACAAATCGTGATTTGCTTTACCGCTTTGAACAGCCGCACCGGCCTGTTGGCGACGGCTTATTAACGTGGCACGGGACATTGACGCCTGCCCAGCAAAAAGCGTCAACAGCTTTACAAACGAGTGTTACAGCAGGGGCTGATCATTTGATTTGGGCAGTGACAGGTGCTGGCAAAACCGAGATGCTTTTTCCGACCATTTCACAGATGGTACAACAAGGCAAGCGCGTGGCTATTGTTTCGCCGAGAATTGATGTTATTCGGGAGCTTGCGCCGCGACTGCGAACTGCCTTTGCAACCACCCCCATCGCCGTTCGATATGGCGGTCATTTTGATCAAACTGACAGTGATTTGTTGCTGGCCACCGTGCATCAATTATTACGATTTCATCGGGCTTTTGATCTGATTGTCGTTGATGAGGTCGATGCGTTTCCGATGGCGGGAACACCCATGCTCCATCGGGCTGTTCAAGGTGCCCGGCGTGGACCGGTTGTTTATTTAACGGCAACGCCGGATCGGCCATTGAAGGCGGCGATGCGTAAAGGGTTGATGGTCAGTCGATTGTTTCGTCGATTTCACGGGCACCCTTTGCCAGTTCCAGCGATTCGGTTGATGAATTTTAAAAAATTACCGTCCCAGTTGCCACCTGCCATCGTGAAGTGGGTGCGTGATGTCGTGGCGACAGGGCGGTCATGTTTGCTGTTTGTTCCTAAGATCAGCTGGGCGCCTCAAATTGCTGCGCTTGTTCAACGTAACGGGCTAAGGGTAGCTGGCGTTGCTAGCACGGACCGTCTACGGGCAGAGAAAATAACGGCTTTTCGTCAGCGGCAAATTCAGGTTTTAGTCACGACGACAATTTTGGAACGCGGCGTAACGGTGCCCAAGTGTGCGGTTGGGGTCGTGGCTGCAGCCGATCGGGCATTCACGGCCTCGGCGCTAGTACAGATCGCTGGTCGAGCCGGGCGGGCAGCCGATAGTGCCGACGATCCGGTTGTCTTTTTCACGGATCGCTATACGTTAGCATTGTTAGCGGCCAAACGTCAGATTGTCATGATGAATGGACGGTGATGGTGATGCGTTGTTGCGGGTGTGATCGCCATGTTGATCGTAGTCCGACGTTGAAGGCGTTGTTAGCTGGCAGCAAGTTGATAGCACCCCGATTGTGCAGTAGTTGTTTAGCCCGCTTTAAGATGATTACTGGAGCGACTTGTCCAGGCTGCGGCCGGTCGGGTGATGCACGAATATGCGCGGATTGCCGCCAATGGGAGCAGCAAGGGCGGTTGTTACATAATCGGGCTTTATTTGTTTATGACGCAGCTATGAAACAATGGATTTACCAGTACAAGGGTCTTGGCGATTATCGCTTACACGATGCGTTTCAAGATCTCATTGCTGCACAATTGCAAAATGCTAGGACACTGATCGCCATTCCTAGCGAATCCAAACATTATGATGTGCGGGGATTTGATCCAATTCAGGGACTTTTTGGCGGTTTGCAGCTGCAGCCATGGCTACGTAAATCACCAACGGCCAAACCGCAGGCGCAGAAAAATCGTCGCGAACGATTACAAACGCCGCAAAGCTTTACCGTACTTGTGCCAGCAGCAAAGTTGAATCAAACCAAACAAATTACATTGGTTGACGATTTATATACCACAGGACGGACATTGTATCATGCTCGCGATGCGCTTGTGGCCGCGGGATTTCAGGGCACGGTGACCGCATTTACTTTAATTCGCTGAAATGTGGCTTTTGTTGTGTCTGGCGACAACATTCGGGTATAATGAAATTGAAGATTGGAAGGGTTTTATCCCAACCAATCGACGTGTAAGTGTTTATTACACGTAGGAAAGGGGAGAAGTTTTATGCTCACATACAATGTTCGTGGCGAAAACATCGAAGTCACCGAGGCCATCAGAAGTTACGTGGAGAAGCGGATTAGCAAACTGAACAAGTTCTTCGGAGGTTCGGTTACTGCAACGGCACACGTCAATTTGAAGGTTTATTCCGATAAAACTGCAAAAGTTGAAGTGACCATCCCGTTGTCTTTCTTGACCCTGCGTGCTGAAGAAACCAGCCCGGATCTTTATGCCAGCATCGATCTCGTGACCGACAAGCTGGAACGGCAGGTACGCAAGTTCAAGACAAAGATCAATCGCAAGTCACGTGAAAAAGGCTTTGGCCAAATCGACATTGATGCGACTGCACCAGCTGAACCGAAACCAGCCGAAGATGATGATAATCTGACGGTTGTTCGTACTAAGCGAGTGTCGTTGAAGCCGATGGATTCGCAAGAAGCCATTCTACAGATGGATATGTTGGGGCACAACTTCTTTATCTTTGAAGATGCTGACACCAATGGCACAAGCATTGTTTATAAGCGGCGTGACGGGCGTTATGGCTTGATCGAAACCGATGAATAAGCAGTTCTTAAAACAAAAAACAAGATCGCCGCAAAAGGTGATCTTGTTTTTTGTTGGGAAAGTTTGCCATATGGACTTATTGCTGGTAAGTTTTTATTAAAGTTTAATGACAATATACAAATTGGGGCCTGGTATATGAACTTGCAGGCAGTGAAGATTGAGGCGCTATCGTGCTGGTATTCAGTTGTTATTGTGAACGGCATCGGCGTGCGCTCGTCGATGTGGATGATGCAAGATCTTTGTACTGCTCGGTTTTCAATACCCAATGAAAATGTTAAGATACTATAGATATACTGTCAGTTTAACGAAGTTTCGACAGAGAGGAATCCATTCATGGCCAATATTCTTAGAAAATGGGTCGAAAGCGATAAGCGAGAAATCGCGCGCCTAGGCAAAATTGCTGATAAGGTTCAGCAATATGAAGATGAGTATGCAGCATTATCTGATGAACAATTAAAAGCAAACACACCAAAATTAAAAGATCGTCTCGCAGCTGGTGCTACCCTTGATGACATTCTGCCAGAAGCCTTTGCGACTGCGCGGGAAGGTGCCAAGCGTGTTTTAGGTCTATTCCCGTTCCGAGTCCAAATTATTGGCGGGATTGTGTTGCATGAAGGCAACATTGCGGAGATGAAGACCGGTGAAGGGAAAACTTTAACCGCAACCATGCCTGTTTATTTGAACGCACTCACTGGTAAAGGTGTTCATGTTGTCACGGTCAATGAGTACCTGTCAACCCGTGATGCCACGGAAATGGGCGAGCTATACAACTGGCTTGGCTTGAGCGTAGGGTTAAACCTCAATTCCAAGAACAGTGATGAAAAACGAGAAGCTTATAATTGCGACATTACCTATTCCACGAACAGTGAACTCGGGTTTGACTATCTGCGTGACAACATGGTTGTTTACAAAGAGCAGATGGTTCAGCGGCCACTGAATTTTGCAATCGTCGATGAAGTTGACTCTATTTTGATTGATGAGGCGCGAACCCCATTGATCATTTCTGGCGGCGCAGAAAAAACAACCGGTCTCTACATTCGTGCCGATCGGTTTGTCAAGACGCTAAAAGCGGAGACCGATTACAAGATCGACTGGCCAACGAAGACAATCTCGTTAACTGAAAGCGGCATCCGGAAGGCTGAAAAGAATTTCGGACTGGATAATCTGTATGACACCGAAAATACGGCCTTAACGCATCATATTGATCAGGCCTTGCGGGCTAATTACATCATGCTCAAGGATATCGATTACATGGTTTCCGATGGTGAAGTCCTCATTGTTGATCAGTTTACTGGCCGAGCAATGGAAGGTCGCCGATATTCTGACGGCTTGCATCAGGCGATTGAAGCCAAAGAAGGCGTCCAAATTCAGGACGAAAATAAGACGATGGCTAACATCACTTATCAAAACTTCTTCCGGATGTACACAAAGTTGGCCGGGATGACTGGGACCGCAAAGACCGAGCAAGAAGAATTCCGAGAAATTTATAACATGGAAGTCATCTCTGTTCCGACCAACAAGCCAGTTATCCGGGTTGACTCCCCTGACGTGCTGTACCCGACGTTAGATGCTAAGTTCAACGCGGTTGTTGAAGACATCAAAGCGCGTCATGAAAAAGGCCAGCCGATGCTGATTGGGACGGTTGCGATTGAATCGAGTGAACGGCTTAGTAAGCAACTTGATGAAGCTAAGATTCCACATACCGTTTTGAACGCGAAGAATCACTTTAAAGAAGCAGAAATCATTATGAATGCTGGCCAACGCGGCGCTGTGACGATTGCGACGAACATGGCTGGGCGTGGTACGGATATCAAACTTGGACCTGGTGTCACCGAACTTGGCGGTTTGGCAGTTATCGGGACGGAACGCCATGAAAGTCGTCGAATTGATAATCAGTTGCGAGGCCGTTCAGGGCGTCAAGGCGATCCAGGTTCTACACAGTTTTACCTGAGCCTTGAAGATGATCTGATGAAACGCTTTGGTTCTGATCGAATTAAAGCTATGTTGGATCGCTTTAAGGTGGCGGATGATGATCAGGTGATTCAAAGTCGGATGATTTCACGGCAGGTGGAGTCAGCCCAGAAACGGGTCGAAGGGAATAACTACGACACGCGGAAGAATACGCTGCAATATGATGATGTGATGCGTGAACAACGCGAGGTCATTTACAAGCAGCGGCAGCAAGTCATCAATGAACAGGAAACGTTGAAGCCTGTCTTGATGGCTATGATCAATCGAACGATTACACGGATTGTTCAGACTCATACCCAAGGAGATCAGAAGGACTGGAACCTTGATGCCTTGTACGCTTGGGTCACTGCTAACATGATTGATCCTGAGAAATTCAAACGCAGCCAGTTAGATGGCAAGTCGCAAGACGAGTTGATCGGGTTACTGGCCGAGATGGCGGAGACCAACTTCCAGCAAAAGAATAAGCAGCTGGGCGATGACGCGCAGATGCTTGAATTCGAAAAAGTTGTTGTTTTGCGCGTGGTTGATTCTGCTTGGACCGATCATATTGATGCGATGGATCAGTTGCGGCAGTCGATCGGATTGCGCGGTTATGGTCAAATGAATCCGCTAGTCGAATATCAAGAAGAAGGCTACCGGATGTTTGAAGAAATGATTGCATCAATTGATGATGATGTGACTCGGCTGTTCATGAAAGCTGAAATCCGACAAAATATTCGCCGTTAATAACGGCTTAGCGCCCCGGTACCGCGGCTACAGCTTGCGGTACTGGGGTGTTTTGAAGCAGTCGCCGACGCACATGGTCACGCTACAATAACGCAACTATGTTTAAAAAAAGGGAGATTACACGATGGAACTGAGTGTTATGCGCAACACCTTGGCCGCCATGCGGACCAAAATTAATCAATTTAGGGGGTCACTTTGACCTCGATGCGCTGAACGAACGCATTACTGAAAATGAAGGCCGAATGGCTGAACCCGGCTTTTGGGATGACTCGGAGGCTGCTCAAAAGGTTATTGACAACAACAATGCGCTCAAAGAAAAGCATGATCGATTTTATGCACTAGAAAATGAGTTGGAAGATCTTGAGGCTGGTTTTGAGTTATTACAAGACGAGCCTGATAAGGACTTGCAGCAAGAAGAAGAAGCAAAGATCAAAGATTTACAGGAAAAGCTGGATAAGTATGAGATGCAGCTTTTGCTGAACGGCCCATACGATCACAACAATGCCATTTTGGAAATTCACCCTGGTGCAGGCGGCACGGAATCTCAGGATTGGGGATCAATGCTGATGCGGATGTATCAGCGTTGGGCCGATCAGAACGGATTCAAAGTAGAAGTGGCGGATTATCAGCCTGGGGATGAAGCTGGCATCAAGAGCGTAACGCTGCTGATCAATGGCGAGAATGCTTATGGCTTGCTGAAAAGTGAAAAAGGCGTCCATCGACTTGTGCGGATTTCGCCATTTGATTCCGCTGGACGGCGACACACTAGCTTTGCCTCGGTG
This genomic window from Lacticaseibacillus paracasei subsp. paracasei contains:
- the prfB gene encoding peptide chain release factor 2 (programmed frameshift), giving the protein MELSVMRNTLAAMRTKINQFRGSLDLDALNERITENEGRMAEPGFWDDSEAAQKVIDNNNALKEKHDRFYALENELEDLEAGFELLQDEPDKDLQQEEEAKIKDLQEKLDKYEMQLLLNGPYDHNNAILEIHPGAGGTESQDWGSMLMRMYQRWADQNGFKVEVADYQPGDEAGIKSVTLLINGENAYGLLKSEKGVHRLVRISPFDSAGRRHTSFASVDVMPELDNSIEVDLRPEDIKMEVFRSSGAGGQHINKTSSAVRLIHLPTGIVTSSQAQRSQFQNKATAMAMLKAKLYQREEEAKRAKAKAIQGEQKDVAFGSQIRSYVFHPYTMVKDHRTNYETGNGNAVMDGDLNPFINAYLQWELAQKNPD
- the secA gene encoding preprotein translocase subunit SecA, producing MANILRKWVESDKREIARLGKIADKVQQYEDEYAALSDEQLKANTPKLKDRLAAGATLDDILPEAFATAREGAKRVLGLFPFRVQIIGGIVLHEGNIAEMKTGEGKTLTATMPVYLNALTGKGVHVVTVNEYLSTRDATEMGELYNWLGLSVGLNLNSKNSDEKREAYNCDITYSTNSELGFDYLRDNMVVYKEQMVQRPLNFAIVDEVDSILIDEARTPLIISGGAEKTTGLYIRADRFVKTLKAETDYKIDWPTKTISLTESGIRKAEKNFGLDNLYDTENTALTHHIDQALRANYIMLKDIDYMVSDGEVLIVDQFTGRAMEGRRYSDGLHQAIEAKEGVQIQDENKTMANITYQNFFRMYTKLAGMTGTAKTEQEEFREIYNMEVISVPTNKPVIRVDSPDVLYPTLDAKFNAVVEDIKARHEKGQPMLIGTVAIESSERLSKQLDEAKIPHTVLNAKNHFKEAEIIMNAGQRGAVTIATNMAGRGTDIKLGPGVTELGGLAVIGTERHESRRIDNQLRGRSGRQGDPGSTQFYLSLEDDLMKRFGSDRIKAMLDRFKVADDDQVIQSRMISRQVESAQKRVEGNNYDTRKNTLQYDDVMREQREVIYKQRQQVINEQETLKPVLMAMINRTITRIVQTHTQGDQKDWNLDALYAWVTANMIDPEKFKRSQLDGKSQDELIGLLAEMAETNFQQKNKQLGDDAQMLEFEKVVVLRVVDSAWTDHIDAMDQLRQSIGLRGYGQMNPLVEYQEEGYRMFEEMIASIDDDVTRLFMKAEIRQNIRR
- a CDS encoding helicase-related protein, which gives rise to MNLAGAQLTENELMRLTVSNIAQATSLPALIQEHGRWCCQRCGDRKPVQLPDGRFYCSACVSLGRLTNRDLLYRFEQPHRPVGDGLLTWHGTLTPAQQKASTALQTSVTAGADHLIWAVTGAGKTEMLFPTISQMVQQGKRVAIVSPRIDVIRELAPRLRTAFATTPIAVRYGGHFDQTDSDLLLATVHQLLRFHRAFDLIVVDEVDAFPMAGTPMLHRAVQGARRGPVVYLTATPDRPLKAAMRKGLMVSRLFRRFHGHPLPVPAIRLMNFKKLPSQLPPAIVKWVRDVVATGRSCLLFVPKISWAPQIAALVQRNGLRVAGVASTDRLRAEKITAFRQRQIQVLVTTTILERGVTVPKCAVGVVAAADRAFTASALVQIAGRAGRAADSADDPVVFFTDRYTLALLAAKRQIVMMNGR
- a CDS encoding ComF family protein, with amino-acid sequence MLHNRALFVYDAAMKQWIYQYKGLGDYRLHDAFQDLIAAQLQNARTLIAIPSESKHYDVRGFDPIQGLFGGLQLQPWLRKSPTAKPQAQKNRRERLQTPQSFTVLVPAAKLNQTKQITLVDDLYTTGRTLYHARDALVAAGFQGTVTAFTLIR
- a CDS encoding YigZ family protein encodes the protein MSEQYLTIQQTGNYTNTIKKSRFITHLARIKDEDDAKAVIAQVSKENAKATHNVFAYVLGDTNQIQRASDNGEPSGTAGAPTLEALLQHDLRDVVAVTTRYFGGIKLGAGGLIRAYAGNANTAIETIGIVARIKQKAVTFTIPYADFDPIQHFLTTNHLSIANTDYGTAVTITLYLDDEHLQATLAALNDFLNGQFSPTIGASQYREVPLPRKPKL
- the hpf gene encoding ribosome hibernation-promoting factor, HPF/YfiA family: MLTYNVRGENIEVTEAIRSYVEKRISKLNKFFGGSVTATAHVNLKVYSDKTAKVEVTIPLSFLTLRAEETSPDLYASIDLVTDKLERQVRKFKTKINRKSREKGFGQIDIDATAPAEPKPAEDDDNLTVVRTKRVSLKPMDSQEAILQMDMLGHNFFIFEDADTNGTSIVYKRRDGRYGLIETDE